Proteins encoded within one genomic window of Acidiferrobacter thiooxydans:
- a CDS encoding SDR family oxidoreductase yields the protein MANTQDVVVITGASAGHGRAVARGFARQGAKIGLLARGREGLEASKREVESLGGQALVVPTDVSDADQVEAAAQAVEAELGPITVWVNNAMVSVFSPVKTLRPEEIARVTEVTYLGYVYGTMAALRRMLPRDRGVIIQVGSALAYRGIPLQAAYCGAKHAIEGFTESLRTELLHDKSRVRVTMVQMPAMNTTQFSWSKNKMDHNPQPVPPIYEPEVAAHAVIWAARHDRREIDVGGSTVAAILANKIAPGLLDHYLARNGYRSQEAPGPVDRTRPDNLWRPVPGDHGVHGPFSDRSIRRSPEVWTTLHRGTIAVLAGLGLALAGLSAGRRRSRRNTSQTNRPVIAPAIRSASDEHSARLRELPTA from the coding sequence ATGGCAAACACGCAGGATGTGGTCGTCATAACGGGCGCAAGCGCTGGACATGGTCGCGCCGTCGCCCGTGGTTTTGCCCGCCAGGGTGCGAAAATCGGCCTGTTGGCGCGGGGGCGCGAGGGACTTGAGGCCTCCAAACGGGAGGTGGAGTCCTTGGGCGGTCAAGCGCTCGTGGTGCCGACCGACGTCTCGGATGCCGACCAGGTCGAAGCCGCCGCGCAAGCCGTCGAAGCGGAACTGGGACCGATCACGGTGTGGGTCAATAATGCCATGGTGTCGGTCTTCTCACCGGTCAAGACGCTACGCCCTGAGGAGATCGCACGGGTCACCGAGGTCACCTATCTTGGCTATGTCTACGGTACGATGGCGGCCTTGCGCCGTATGCTGCCGCGCGACCGTGGCGTCATCATCCAGGTCGGTTCGGCGCTCGCCTATCGCGGCATTCCCCTGCAGGCCGCATATTGCGGGGCCAAACATGCGATCGAGGGTTTCACCGAGTCGTTGCGCACGGAGTTGCTCCATGACAAGAGCCGCGTGCGCGTGACCATGGTCCAGATGCCTGCCATGAATACGACACAATTTTCATGGTCCAAGAATAAGATGGATCATAATCCTCAACCTGTTCCTCCGATTTATGAGCCCGAGGTCGCGGCCCACGCCGTGATCTGGGCGGCACGCCACGATCGTCGCGAGATTGATGTCGGGGGCTCGACCGTGGCCGCCATTCTCGCCAACAAGATCGCGCCAGGCCTCCTGGATCATTATCTGGCACGCAACGGTTATCGTTCACAGGAAGCGCCCGGGCCGGTCGATCGCACGCGCCCTGACAATCTCTGGCGACCGGTGCCTGGCGATCATGGTGTCCATGGCCCGTTTTCCGATCGCTCGATACGTCGCAGCCCCGAGGTCTGGACGACCCTGCACCGTGGCACGATCGCGGTCTTGGCGGGATTGGGTCTAGCGCTGGCCGGACTGTCCGCGGGACGGCGGCGCAGCCGGCGCAACACCTCACAGACCAATCGCCCCGTCATTGCCCCCGCCATCCGCAGCGCAAGTGACGAACATAGTGCGCGCCTGCGCGAGTTGCCGACGGCGTGA
- a CDS encoding putative sulfate exporter family transporter, with protein sequence MPKFVIGFLLAAGVMSLLTLRLTPALRHDLLVPLVGLRTWAFTLCFLAIGLNTRFRQLLAVERRVVLVFSAGVAFNLVVGYVLSTIVFGSQWAALH encoded by the coding sequence GTGCCCAAGTTCGTCATCGGCTTCTTGCTGGCCGCAGGCGTCATGAGCCTCCTCACCTTGCGGCTGACACCCGCGCTTCGCCATGACCTTCTGGTACCCCTGGTGGGTTTGCGCACATGGGCCTTCACGCTTTGCTTTCTCGCGATCGGCTTGAACACCCGGTTTCGCCAGCTGTTGGCCGTGGAGCGCCGGGTGGTACTCGTATTCTCCGCGGGCGTCGCCTTCAATCTCGTCGTCGGTTATGTCCTGTCTACGATCGTGTTCGGGAGCCAATGGGCGGCCCTGCATTGA
- a CDS encoding YeiH family protein, with protein sequence MLKTEDLWATVIGLLALLGVWMAWQAGSPLAQMVALNTAGLHWQTWGTLLAFFEHQWDAILLQPIVFSLFLALPVIFLNLDLERFLMGFLVLFLLALVTFSISGWAQSARFELEPPVVALLLSLAIGNLVTVPDWMKPALRVELYLKTGIVLLGATFPLSLLLSAGPAALMQAAIGTILTVGAIYGLGRGLGLTHGQAAVLGTGAGVCGVSAAMAAGSAVEARRQDIYQAISLVILFSLAWVMVLPQLAVLFGLTPGQGGAWIGTSELADAAGMAAASSFGVMVGHANVVIKAFTLTKVIGRDVWIGLWAIFWTFTTTQHRTPGRGLHPLIPPTRMPGGGACPSSSSASCWPQAS encoded by the coding sequence ATGCTAAAGACAGAAGATCTATGGGCCACGGTCATTGGGCTTTTGGCCTTACTTGGGGTATGGATGGCGTGGCAGGCGGGTTCACCGCTTGCGCAGATGGTGGCCTTGAACACCGCGGGGCTCCATTGGCAAACCTGGGGCACACTGCTCGCCTTCTTCGAACACCAATGGGATGCGATATTACTGCAGCCCATCGTCTTTTCCTTGTTTCTCGCCCTACCCGTGATCTTTCTCAATCTGGACCTCGAACGCTTCCTGATGGGATTCTTGGTGTTGTTTCTGCTGGCCTTGGTGACGTTTTCGATATCGGGCTGGGCGCAGTCCGCGCGTTTCGAGCTCGAGCCGCCGGTTGTGGCGCTGCTCCTCAGTCTTGCCATAGGCAACCTCGTGACGGTTCCCGATTGGATGAAACCGGCCCTACGCGTAGAGCTCTATCTAAAGACCGGGATCGTCCTGCTCGGCGCCACCTTTCCCCTCTCACTGCTCTTGAGCGCGGGACCGGCGGCATTGATGCAGGCGGCGATCGGTACGATCCTTACGGTCGGCGCGATCTATGGCCTTGGTCGCGGGCTCGGTCTGACTCACGGCCAGGCGGCGGTCTTGGGGACCGGCGCCGGGGTCTGTGGGGTATCGGCGGCCATGGCCGCCGGCTCGGCAGTGGAGGCGCGACGCCAGGATATCTATCAGGCGATATCGCTAGTCATCCTGTTTTCGCTCGCCTGGGTAATGGTGCTTCCCCAGTTGGCGGTCTTGTTCGGGCTCACGCCGGGGCAAGGGGGGGCCTGGATCGGGACCTCGGAACTCGCCGATGCCGCTGGCATGGCGGCAGCCAGCAGTTTCGGGGTCATGGTGGGCCATGCCAATGTTGTGATCAAGGCGTTTACCTTGACCAAGGTGATCGGACGTGATGTCTGGATAGGCCTATGGGCGATCTTCTGGACATTTACGACCACCCAGCATCGCACGCCGGGGCGAGGCCTTCATCCGCTGATTCCACCCACGCGCATGCCTGGTGGCGGCGCGTGCCCAAGTTCGTCATCGGCTTCTTGCTGGCCGCAGGCGTCATGA
- a CDS encoding formate/nitrite transporter family protein produces MCPDPENKPNTLKLDRNELKKTQERITISVGVVHEVIREEGEQELQRSIPALAWSGLAAGLSMGFSMLGEGMIYHGLPASSWRKLVAGLGYSLGFIIVVLGRQQLFTENTLTPILPLMQDLTWRKFAQVMTLWATVLATNLLGALLFAWAIADTSLFKAGMQHTLTTLGHDALRPFAPMFLGAVFAGWLVALMVWLLPAAETARVAIIMLLTYVISVAGFPHLIAGSVEAFYLVWRGGLSWPQYFTQFMIPTFLGNVVGGVVLVAALNHAQATAGAPPTRK; encoded by the coding sequence ATGTGTCCAGACCCGGAAAATAAGCCAAATACCCTGAAGCTTGACCGCAACGAGCTAAAAAAGACCCAGGAGCGCATCACGATCTCCGTGGGCGTGGTCCACGAGGTGATTCGCGAGGAAGGGGAGCAGGAATTGCAGAGGTCGATTCCCGCGCTGGCCTGGTCGGGTCTTGCGGCCGGTCTTTCCATGGGCTTTTCGATGCTCGGCGAGGGCATGATCTATCATGGGCTGCCAGCCAGTTCGTGGCGCAAGCTTGTCGCGGGCCTTGGGTATTCGCTCGGCTTTATCATCGTCGTCCTCGGGCGCCAGCAGCTGTTCACAGAAAACACCCTGACCCCGATCCTGCCGCTCATGCAGGATCTGACATGGCGCAAGTTCGCGCAGGTCATGACGCTGTGGGCCACGGTGCTCGCCACCAACCTCCTGGGGGCCTTGCTGTTTGCCTGGGCGATCGCCGATACCTCGCTGTTCAAGGCCGGCATGCAGCACACGCTGACCACACTTGGCCATGACGCTTTGCGCCCCTTTGCGCCGATGTTTCTCGGGGCCGTGTTTGCGGGTTGGCTGGTTGCACTCATGGTGTGGTTATTGCCCGCCGCCGAGACCGCGCGCGTCGCCATCATCATGCTCTTGACCTATGTCATCAGCGTCGCCGGCTTTCCGCACCTCATCGCAGGCTCCGTGGAGGCGTTCTATCTCGTCTGGCGTGGTGGCCTGTCCTGGCCTCAGTACTTCACGCAATTCATGATCCCGACCTTTCTTGGCAACGTCGTCGGTGGCGTCGTCTTGGTCGCGGCCCTGAATCATGCCCAGGCCACAGCCGGCGCCCCACCAACACGGAAGTAG
- a CDS encoding enolase C-terminal domain-like protein, with the protein MAVAPSFPVLQDCDVFAIPGAWSAMTQTLLTMRRPGIGDAARPAIDCALWVLKARILDVALVTLLDRKHAALPTYGSDGLTSYPRDPRVDARRHWARRVLPVLKMKRGRVPEPDVARMAAVRDAIGLATALFVDADGAYGRKPVPDGVMAFVKPRRSGPEEPVSSEDLAGLRLVSDRAPPGPDVRAGEYAYDLFAARRLTGPMPRNVLQADVTRGDDVSGFLRRDALCQAHCVPFSSHTPPAIHWPICVAGPRIRHGQYFPDSTLIESVIFDQSLPPDADLLVSDLLRSGPGWEVKETREPMSFPDHLPETTRVHRPRLSAET; encoded by the coding sequence GTGGCGGTCGCGCCTTCGTTCCCGGTCCTTCAGGACTGCGACGTCTTCGCCATACCCGGGGCTTGGTCCGCCATGACCCAGACCTTGCTCACTATGCGCCGACCGGGGATCGGGGACGCGGCGCGGCCGGCGATTGACTGCGCGTTGTGGGTTTTGAAGGCGCGGATACTGGACGTTGCGCTGGTTACCCTGCTTGACCGTAAGCACGCGGCGCTGCCGACTTATGGGAGCGACGGCCTGACGTCGTATCCCCGCGACCCGCGGGTCGATGCGCGGCGCCATTGGGCCCGCCGAGTGTTGCCTGTCCTCAAGATGAAGCGCGGGCGTGTGCCCGAGCCCGACGTGGCGCGTATGGCTGCGGTACGTGATGCGATCGGTTTGGCTACGGCGCTTTTCGTGGATGCCGACGGCGCCTATGGCCGCAAGCCGGTGCCTGATGGTGTCATGGCATTCGTCAAGCCAAGACGGTCAGGGCCCGAGGAACCGGTGTCGAGCGAGGATCTGGCCGGTTTGCGTCTCGTAAGCGACCGAGCACCTCCGGGACCAGATGTGCGCGCCGGAGAATACGCCTATGACCTTTTTGCCGCACGCCGGCTGACCGGGCCGATGCCCAGAAACGTTTTACAGGCTGACGTCACGCGTGGCGACGATGTCAGTGGATTTCTGCGTCGGGATGCCCTATGTCAGGCGCATTGTGTGCCGTTCTCTTCGCATACGCCACCCGCTATCCATTGGCCCATATGCGTCGCCGGACCACGGATACGGCATGGGCAATATTTCCCCGATAGCACTCTTATAGAAAGCGTGATATTCGACCAATCACTCCCTCCGGATGCGGACCTCCTGGTATCGGACCTCTTGCGATCGGGGCCCGGTTGGGAGGTAAAGGAGACGCGTGAGCCTATGTCGTTTCCTGACCACCTCCCGGAAACCACTCGCGTACATCGACCGCGCCTCTCGGCGGAAACGTAA
- a CDS encoding thiamine pyrophosphate-requiring protein: MADTVSDFMLERLREWGIRRFYGYPGDGINGLLGAMGRARADIDFVQVRHEELAAFMACAHAKYTGEVGCCVATSGPGAIHLLNGLYDAKLDHQPVVAIMGQAATTVMGGHYQQEVDLHSLFRDVAGEYVHTLMNPVQARHIVDRAVRIALTERTVTCIILPNDVQEMRAVKKPPRAHNTIHSSVGYTRPYIVPEEHDLHRAAEILNHGQRVAMLVGAGCLSATDEVIAVAERLGAGVAKALLGKAAVPDDLPFVTGSMGLLGTKPSFDMMEECDTLLMVGSSFPYSEFLPREGQARGIQIDIDGRMLGIRYPMELNLIGDSAFTLRALLPLLRPKTDRSWRNRIENNVAEWWKVLEARALNDGNPVNPQRLFWELSQRLSANAILACDSGSAANWYARDIKIKRGMKASLSGTLATMGPAVPYALAAKIAYPDRPVIAMTGDGAMQMNGMNDIITIARHWREWSDPHLIILVLNNHDLNQVTWEMRVLAGNPKYEASQDVPDFPYAAYAQMLGLCGIVVDRPSAAGPAWDEALAADRPAIIDAHTDPNVPPLPPHITFKQAKNFTSALVKGDVDALGIVRASLAEEWEELVPHGH; the protein is encoded by the coding sequence ATGGCAGATACCGTGTCGGACTTCATGCTAGAGAGGCTACGCGAATGGGGTATACGACGGTTCTATGGCTATCCGGGAGACGGTATAAACGGCCTGCTGGGTGCCATGGGGCGCGCACGTGCCGACATCGACTTTGTTCAGGTCCGCCATGAGGAGCTGGCGGCATTCATGGCTTGTGCGCACGCCAAATACACGGGCGAGGTAGGATGCTGCGTGGCGACATCGGGACCTGGTGCCATCCATCTATTAAACGGTCTATACGATGCAAAGCTCGACCATCAGCCGGTAGTGGCCATCATGGGCCAGGCGGCGACCACGGTCATGGGCGGCCATTATCAGCAAGAGGTCGATCTTCATAGCTTGTTCCGGGACGTCGCGGGGGAGTATGTGCATACCCTCATGAACCCGGTCCAGGCCCGCCATATCGTCGATCGCGCGGTGCGCATCGCACTCACCGAGCGCACCGTGACCTGCATCATTCTCCCCAACGACGTGCAGGAGATGCGGGCCGTCAAAAAGCCGCCCCGTGCCCACAATACGATACACTCAAGCGTCGGCTATACGCGCCCCTACATCGTACCGGAGGAGCATGATCTGCATCGCGCCGCCGAGATCCTAAACCACGGTCAACGAGTGGCCATGCTGGTCGGCGCCGGATGCCTTTCGGCGACCGACGAAGTGATAGCGGTTGCCGAAAGATTGGGAGCGGGTGTGGCGAAGGCCCTGCTCGGCAAGGCCGCCGTCCCGGATGATCTCCCGTTCGTAACTGGTTCCATGGGTCTGCTCGGCACAAAACCCAGTTTCGATATGATGGAGGAGTGCGATACCTTGCTCATGGTCGGATCCAGCTTCCCGTACAGTGAATTCCTCCCTCGCGAGGGCCAGGCCCGCGGTATTCAGATCGATATCGACGGCCGCATGCTCGGAATCCGCTACCCCATGGAGCTGAATCTCATTGGCGATTCGGCGTTTACGTTGAGGGCACTTCTGCCGCTTTTGCGCCCCAAAACCGACCGGTCATGGCGCAACAGGATCGAAAACAATGTCGCGGAATGGTGGAAGGTCCTGGAGGCGCGTGCCTTGAACGACGGCAACCCCGTGAACCCGCAACGCCTGTTTTGGGAATTGTCGCAACGGCTTTCAGCAAATGCCATTTTGGCGTGCGATTCCGGATCGGCGGCCAACTGGTATGCGCGCGATATCAAGATAAAACGAGGAATGAAGGCCTCGCTCTCAGGCACGCTCGCCACCATGGGACCGGCCGTCCCCTACGCACTTGCCGCCAAGATCGCCTATCCGGACCGACCGGTCATCGCCATGACCGGTGACGGCGCCATGCAGATGAATGGCATGAACGACATCATCACCATTGCCCGCCATTGGCGAGAGTGGTCGGACCCGCACCTCATCATCCTGGTCTTGAACAACCATGACCTGAATCAGGTCACATGGGAGATGCGCGTATTGGCCGGGAATCCGAAATACGAGGCCTCGCAGGACGTGCCCGATTTCCCTTATGCCGCCTACGCCCAGATGCTCGGCCTTTGCGGCATCGTGGTCGACCGGCCAAGCGCCGCGGGGCCCGCCTGGGATGAGGCACTGGCCGCAGATCGACCGGCGATCATCGATGCCCACACAGATCCGAATGTTCCACCCCTGCCCCCGCACATCACCTTCAAGCAGGCCAAGAACTTCACGTCGGCCTTGGTGAAAGGCGATGTCGATGCACTCGGCATCGTGCGCGCCTCGTTGGCGGAAGAATGGGAGGAGCTTGTACCGCATGGCCATTGA
- a CDS encoding sensory rhodopsin transducer gives MRNRVIGQTAWVVADDHLPAWSNGPPPETIGHESVSMPATGEVWAYVEMQTPLPDRDPVGLYRMTMARRYCRQGHRNDPGDREPIPKGGGYSSIIRAYAPVAVQPTRLDSGQLPNAHIGPMTLRE, from the coding sequence ATGAGGAATCGTGTGATAGGCCAAACCGCATGGGTCGTTGCCGACGACCATCTACCCGCCTGGAGCAACGGACCACCACCGGAGACGATAGGCCACGAATCAGTGAGCATGCCCGCTACAGGCGAGGTCTGGGCCTATGTCGAAATGCAGACGCCCTTGCCTGACCGCGATCCCGTTGGGCTGTATCGCATGACCATGGCCCGTCGGTACTGCCGTCAGGGGCACCGTAACGATCCGGGCGATCGAGAACCGATTCCCAAAGGTGGGGGCTATTCCAGCATCATACGAGCCTATGCGCCGGTCGCAGTGCAACCTACACGGCTCGATTCCGGGCAATTGCCAAACGCGCATATCGGCCCGATGACCCTCAGAGAATAA
- a CDS encoding MalY/PatB family protein yields the protein MENFDVPIERRNTGSVKWDRYRDRDILPLWVADMDFASPDVIVRALQERVAHGVFGYGNAPKGLLEAILAYVHTHNGWTLRPDWIVWLPGLVSALNLACRATGAEGDDVLTLTPVYPPFLSAPRLASRQLITVPLACRADRYVIDWEALEETVTPTTRLFLLCNPHNPVGRVYTGEELERLGRFCERHDLIICADEIHAGLVLDASLRHRSIASLHPDLAQRTITLMAPSKTFNVPGLGFSFAVIPDPTLRERFRAAMKGIVPDVNVLGFAAALAAYRDAEPWRLALIDYLRDNAALVLGAVRAMPGLNVTPIEATYLAWIDARALAPQNPQRFFEGAGVGLSDGADFGAQGFVRLNFGCRRAVLAEALGRMQRAVAHRQGAG from the coding sequence GTGGAGAATTTCGATGTACCCATCGAGCGGCGCAACACCGGCAGCGTCAAATGGGACCGCTATCGAGACCGCGACATCCTGCCGCTGTGGGTGGCCGATATGGACTTTGCCTCTCCAGACGTGATCGTGCGCGCCTTGCAAGAGCGCGTGGCGCATGGCGTCTTCGGCTATGGCAACGCCCCCAAGGGGCTGCTCGAGGCGATCCTCGCTTATGTGCATACCCATAACGGCTGGACGCTACGGCCGGACTGGATCGTGTGGTTGCCAGGCCTTGTCTCGGCACTGAATCTCGCATGTCGCGCCACCGGGGCTGAGGGTGACGACGTACTCACCCTGACCCCCGTCTACCCGCCATTCCTGAGCGCACCACGTCTTGCCTCGCGCCAACTCATCACGGTCCCTCTGGCCTGCCGCGCTGATCGTTATGTCATCGATTGGGAGGCCCTCGAGGAGACGGTCACGCCGACCACCCGGCTGTTCCTGTTATGCAACCCCCACAACCCCGTGGGAAGGGTATACACGGGCGAAGAACTCGAGCGCCTCGGCCGATTCTGTGAGCGCCATGATCTCATCATCTGCGCAGATGAGATCCACGCGGGCCTCGTGCTCGATGCCTCCTTGCGTCATCGGTCGATTGCCAGTCTGCACCCTGATCTGGCACAGCGCACGATCACGCTCATGGCACCTAGCAAGACCTTCAACGTGCCCGGGCTCGGGTTCTCGTTTGCAGTGATCCCGGATCCCACCCTGCGTGAGCGCTTCCGCGCCGCCATGAAGGGTATCGTTCCGGATGTGAATGTGCTCGGTTTCGCCGCTGCCCTGGCCGCCTATCGCGACGCCGAACCATGGCGCCTGGCACTGATCGATTACTTGCGCGATAACGCCGCGCTTGTGCTCGGCGCCGTGCGGGCCATGCCCGGGCTCAACGTCACGCCCATCGAAGCAACCTATCTCGCCTGGATAGATGCCCGCGCCCTAGCACCCCAGAACCCGCAACGGTTTTTCGAAGGTGCGGGGGTGGGATTATCCGACGGTGCGGATTTTGGGGCCCAGGGCTTTGTGCGCCTGAACTTTGGGTGCCGGCGGGCCGTGCTCGCGGAGGCCTTGGGCCGGATGCAGCGCGCCGTCGCGCATAGACAGGGGGCGGGATAG